A genomic region of bacterium contains the following coding sequences:
- a CDS encoding hydrogenase 4 subunit F: protein MTEAMLLGLLLVPLLSALALALVGDRRLAPEVNILGSAVTFAASLRLAMEVHANGSFIGGGKFFFVDAFNISLAVLTAFVSLTTAIFSRRYMRREREHGRVGHYGMRFYHAMYQMFIFAMLLCLLTNNVGVLWIAMELATLSTVLLVSLYRTPTAIEAAWKYFILCGVGIAQALFGTVLLYFAAERVLGEGGDALLWTNLSQVSGQLEPTVLSLAFVFLMVGYGTKVGLAPLHNWLPDAHSEGPTPISAVLSGLLLNIALYALVRCKALVDGATGTRHAGNIMMGFGILSILVAAFSLLRQRDIKRMFSYSSIEHMGIATFAFGLGGPIATFGALLHMLVHSLAKSSIFFTVGHASQMNGTQEMSRIRGLFKGNPLVGWGLMLGVMAIVGLPPFGVFTSEFLILTATIKDAPAAAPFLLLGLGVAFAALLRRVQPMVSGAPPPWQTPLKAAHLPVLLHLALVLALGLYLPVFLSDWFRTAAELLR, encoded by the coding sequence ATGACCGAGGCGATGCTGCTCGGCCTGCTGCTCGTCCCGCTGCTCTCGGCGCTCGCGCTGGCGCTGGTCGGCGACCGGCGCCTCGCGCCGGAGGTCAACATCCTCGGCTCGGCGGTGACCTTCGCGGCGAGCCTGCGGCTGGCGATGGAGGTCCACGCCAACGGCAGCTTCATCGGCGGCGGCAAGTTCTTCTTCGTCGACGCCTTCAACATCTCGCTGGCGGTGCTGACCGCGTTCGTCTCGCTGACGACGGCGATCTTCTCGCGGCGCTACATGCGGCGCGAGCGCGAGCACGGGCGGGTCGGCCACTACGGCATGCGCTTCTACCACGCCATGTACCAGATGTTCATCTTCGCGATGCTGCTGTGCCTGCTGACCAACAACGTCGGCGTGCTCTGGATCGCGATGGAGCTGGCCACGCTCTCGACGGTGCTGCTCGTCTCGCTCTATCGCACGCCGACGGCGATCGAGGCGGCCTGGAAGTACTTCATCCTCTGCGGCGTCGGCATCGCGCAGGCGCTCTTCGGCACCGTGCTGCTGTACTTCGCGGCGGAGCGGGTGCTCGGCGAGGGGGGCGACGCGCTGCTCTGGACGAACTTAAGCCAGGTCAGCGGCCAGCTCGAGCCGACCGTGCTCTCGCTGGCCTTCGTCTTCCTCATGGTCGGCTACGGCACGAAGGTCGGCCTCGCGCCGCTGCACAACTGGCTCCCCGACGCGCACAGCGAGGGGCCGACGCCGATCTCCGCGGTGCTCTCGGGCCTGCTGCTGAACATCGCCCTCTACGCGCTCGTGCGCTGCAAGGCGCTCGTGGACGGCGCCACCGGGACGCGCCACGCCGGGAACATCATGATGGGCTTCGGCATCCTCTCGATCCTGGTCGCGGCGTTCTCGCTGCTGCGCCAGCGCGACATCAAGCGGATGTTCTCCTACTCCTCGATCGAGCACATGGGCATCGCCACCTTCGCCTTCGGGCTCGGCGGGCCGATCGCGACCTTCGGCGCGCTGCTGCACATGCTGGTGCACTCGCTGGCCAAGTCCTCGATCTTCTTCACCGTCGGCCACGCCTCCCAGATGAACGGCACGCAGGAGATGTCGCGGATCCGCGGCCTCTTCAAGGGCAACCCGCTGGTCGGGTGGGGGCTGATGCTCGGCGTGATGGCGATCGTCGGTCTGCCGCCCTTCGGCGTCTTCACCAGCGAGTTCCTCATCCTCACGGCGACCATCAAGGATGCGCCGGCCGCGGCGCCGTTCCTGCTGCTCGGGCTGGGGGTGGCGTTCGCGGCGCTGCTGCGGCGTGTCCAGCCGATGGTCTCCGGCGCGCCGCCGCCCTGGCAGACCCCGTTGAAGGCCGCGCACCTGCCGGTGCTGCTGCACCTGGCTCTGGTGCTCGCGCTGGGGCTCTACCTGCCGGTGTTCCTGAGCGACTGGTTCCGCACCGCCGCGGAGCTGCTGCGATGA